A genomic region of Candidatus Ryanbacteria bacterium CG10_big_fil_rev_8_21_14_0_10_43_42 contains the following coding sequences:
- the lepB gene encoding signal peptidase I yields the protein MGYYCLYRIKNMQETQEKKSTHKEDEDIAITKNETKDKHRSFKEEVFDLFKVIVISLVIVLPIRLYVAQPFIVRGASMEPNFSNGEYLIVDEISYRLHEPRRGDVIVFRYPEDPSQFFIKRIIGLPEDTVIIKSGTVTIQNDNYPNGLSLDETYIPSETRTVPDGEITVGKDEYFVLGDNREFSSDSRRWGMLNEEFLVGRAWLRLWPLLNIGVIGE from the coding sequence ATGGGGTATTATTGTCTTTATAGAATAAAAAATATGCAAGAAACACAGGAAAAAAAATCAACACATAAAGAAGATGAAGATATAGCGATTACAAAAAACGAGACGAAAGACAAGCACCGATCTTTTAAGGAAGAAGTTTTTGATCTCTTTAAAGTTATCGTTATTTCTCTCGTTATCGTACTTCCCATTCGGTTGTATGTAGCTCAACCCTTTATTGTACGCGGCGCTTCTATGGAGCCAAATTTCTCAAATGGGGAATATCTCATCGTTGATGAAATTTCTTATCGCTTACATGAGCCGAGGCGCGGGGACGTTATCGTGTTTCGATATCCGGAAGATCCTTCGCAATTTTTTATAAAACGCATTATTGGCCTTCCGGAAGATACGGTAATCATTAAAAGTGGGACGGTTACCATTCAAAATGATAATTATCCTAATGGATTATCTCTCGATGAAACATATATCCCTTCGGAAACACGCACCGTACCGGACGGAGAAATCACGGTGGGCAAGGATGAATATTTCGTATTGGGAGATAATCGTGAATTTAGTTCCGATTCCCGAAGATGGGGAATGCTTAACGAGGAATTTCTTGTGGGACGCGCATGGCTTCGGCTGTGGCCCCTTCTTAATATTGGGGTAATCGGAGAGTAA
- the ftsA gene encoding cell division protein FtsA produces MGRNNITVGLDVGSSTIRIAAMAPDTNEGASLLGYGVSRALGVRRGIVIDVADATKSISEARTEAERIIGMPITHAYVSFGGPGLMVYSARGTVAVSRADGEISEHDIDRVQQAAHAELPQLSNREILHEVVLTYAVDREVDIKNPVGMIGNRLEAQMLFITAFTPHLKNLLRSVEAAGITVDDVVAAPLASSRAILSKHQREIGVLHMDIGGATASLAVFEEGSLLSASIFPLGCDHITNDIAIGFQIPLDAAEHMKIMHGTLLSEAESKKDVVRLADFMPESEAFVSRKDLADIMAARAADIFEMTEKHLKKIGRSGLLPSGVVLTGGGASMHGVVDFARRELKLPAEIGMIQAVAAPEHILIDPAWTVAIGLCLWAGESNTGRSFGAFSMPKVGAYIMRVIRPLIP; encoded by the coding sequence ATGGGAAGAAATAATATAACGGTAGGGCTTGATGTGGGCTCATCCACTATTCGTATTGCGGCTATGGCACCGGACACAAACGAAGGTGCTTCTTTGTTGGGATACGGCGTTTCTCGCGCGCTTGGTGTGCGCCGGGGAATTGTTATTGATGTAGCGGATGCAACAAAAAGCATTTCTGAAGCGCGTACGGAAGCGGAGCGTATTATTGGCATGCCTATTACGCATGCGTATGTTTCGTTTGGCGGACCGGGGCTTATGGTATATTCCGCCCGCGGAACGGTTGCGGTTTCCCGTGCCGACGGAGAAATTAGTGAACATGATATTGACCGTGTTCAACAGGCAGCTCACGCCGAGTTGCCACAGCTTTCGAATAGGGAGATTTTACACGAAGTCGTTTTAACATATGCCGTAGATAGGGAGGTTGATATTAAAAATCCGGTGGGCATGATTGGTAATCGCTTGGAAGCGCAAATGCTTTTTATAACGGCATTTACACCGCATCTAAAGAATTTATTACGCAGTGTAGAGGCCGCCGGTATTACGGTGGATGATGTTGTGGCGGCTCCTCTGGCATCCTCTCGTGCGATATTATCCAAGCACCAGAGAGAAATTGGCGTTTTGCATATGGATATAGGGGGCGCTACGGCATCACTGGCGGTGTTTGAAGAGGGATCGCTCCTTTCGGCAAGTATTTTCCCCTTGGGATGCGATCATATCACTAATGATATCGCTATAGGGTTTCAAATTCCGCTTGATGCCGCGGAGCATATGAAGATCATGCATGGTACGCTTCTTTCCGAGGCGGAATCGAAAAAAGACGTAGTACGCCTGGCAGATTTCATGCCGGAATCGGAAGCATTTGTTTCGCGGAAAGATCTTGCCGATATTATGGCCGCTCGTGCCGCTGATATTTTTGAAATGACGGAAAAGCATTTGAAGAAAATTGGACGCTCCGGCTTACTGCCTTCGGGCGTAGTGCTTACGGGAGGGGGAGCGAGTATGCATGGCGTTGTTGATTTCGCTCGCAGAGAACTTAAGCTTCCGGCGGAGATCGGTATGATTCAGGCGGTTGCCGCACCGGAGCATATTCTTATTGATCCGGCTTGGACGGTGGCGATAGGACTTTGTTTATGGGCCGGAGAAAGTAATACGGGGCGTTCATTTGGTGCGTTTTCAATGCCAAAGGTGGGAGCATATATTATGCGCGTTATTCGTCCGCTTATTCCGTAA
- the uppS gene encoding di-trans,poly-cis-decaprenylcistransferase has product MMYVQRGKSPPALFPRFPSFISFLFMEKRNVPKCVGLIIDGNRRWARAQDLPAFEGHRKGYEKLKDAVRWAKDAGVKNVIVYVFSSQNWNRAEEEISYLMKLIRRLLMEDAEEFKKEEVRLRIIGDRTRPSRDIMETARKLEEETRHFTACTLALAFSYGGREEITDAVNRIVAEKESFGGRAITEKDIAERLWTADIPDPDLIIRTSGEKRLSNFLPWQSVYSELFFVSKHWPAFTKEDFLGVLDEFAGRERRYGK; this is encoded by the coding sequence ATGATGTACGTTCAGCGTGGAAAGAGCCCTCCGGCTCTTTTTCCTCGTTTTCCATCGTTTATTAGCTTTTTATTTATGGAAAAGAGAAACGTACCAAAATGTGTAGGGCTTATAATTGACGGCAACCGAAGATGGGCACGCGCACAAGACCTCCCGGCATTTGAAGGACATCGCAAAGGATATGAAAAATTAAAAGATGCGGTCAGGTGGGCGAAGGATGCAGGCGTGAAGAATGTGATTGTATATGTATTTTCTTCCCAAAACTGGAACCGTGCCGAAGAAGAAATTTCCTATCTTATGAAGCTTATTAGGCGTCTTTTAATGGAAGATGCGGAGGAGTTTAAGAAGGAAGAAGTGCGTCTGCGTATTATCGGCGATCGCACGCGGCCTTCGAGAGATATTATGGAAACGGCGCGAAAACTTGAAGAAGAAACAAGACATTTTACGGCATGCACCCTTGCTCTTGCATTTTCGTACGGCGGGCGCGAAGAAATTACGGATGCGGTGAACCGTATAGTGGCGGAGAAGGAATCGTTTGGCGGGCGGGCAATAACCGAAAAAGATATAGCGGAGCGTTTATGGACGGCGGATATCCCTGATCCGGACCTAATAATCCGTACCAGCGGAGAGAAGCGACTTTCCAATTTTCTTCCCTGGCAGTCGGTGTATAGTGAGCTCTTTTTTGTATCCAAGCACTGGCCGGCATTTACGAAGGAGGATTTTTTAGGAGTTCTGGATGAATTTGCCGGTAGAGAACGTCGGTATGGGAAATAA
- a CDS encoding aminoacyl-tRNA hydrolase, which yields MNKKPIYILGLGNPGAEYADTRHNAGRAALELLAHDNNFSSFKEEKKLQALVSEGYIAKKPVLLLLPETFMNNSGRTTTALKIPSKKQITERVIVVHDDLDLPLGTVKIMFNRGTAGHKGIESIVRSLKTKEFTRIRIGIAKASDIKKSQSKAIVHKIVTGPLSPAEKTVLKKGVKKAASAVEAVLCYGLSKAMNAVHSEK from the coding sequence ATGAACAAAAAACCAATATATATTTTGGGGCTCGGCAACCCGGGAGCGGAATACGCAGACACACGGCATAATGCCGGGCGGGCGGCACTGGAACTTTTAGCACATGATAATAATTTCTCTTCGTTCAAAGAAGAAAAAAAACTACAAGCACTTGTTTCAGAGGGGTATATTGCAAAAAAACCCGTACTCCTCTTACTTCCCGAAACATTTATGAATAATTCCGGGCGTACAACAACGGCGCTTAAAATTCCGTCTAAAAAACAAATCACAGAACGTGTTATTGTGGTGCACGATGATTTGGATCTGCCTCTCGGAACCGTAAAAATAATGTTTAATCGCGGTACCGCCGGACACAAAGGGATTGAATCCATTGTACGTTCCCTTAAAACAAAGGAATTTACGCGCATACGCATTGGTATTGCAAAAGCAAGCGACATTAAAAAATCACAAAGCAAAGCAATTGTTCATAAGATAGTGACAGGCCCTTTGTCTCCCGCAGAAAAAACGGTGCTGAAAAAGGGGGTAAAAAAAGCCGCTTCTGCCGTGGAAGCGGTGCTCTGTTACGGACTCTCAAAGGCAATGAATGCCGTGCATTCAGAAAAATAA
- the ybeY gene encoding rRNA maturation RNase YbeY, which translates to MVSRKKISTLAITNTTSYRIPRKLLQDAFSLAAKKHIMEVSLVFLSNAKMRTLNATYRGKDYSPNVLAFPLDEHGGEICINPMVAKREAKECGCTLRMRFVQLFVHGLLHLQGKDHQNTKDAEEMEREEDSIVRSVIPTV; encoded by the coding sequence GTGGTGTCTCGAAAAAAAATCAGCACATTAGCTATTACAAATACTACGTCATACCGCATCCCGCGCAAACTTTTGCAGGATGCCTTTTCTCTTGCGGCTAAAAAGCATATCATGGAGGTAAGTCTTGTATTTTTATCGAATGCAAAGATGCGTACTCTAAATGCAACGTATCGGGGGAAGGATTATTCTCCGAATGTTCTTGCTTTTCCGCTTGATGAACATGGCGGAGAAATTTGTATAAATCCCATGGTGGCGAAACGGGAAGCTAAAGAATGTGGATGCACGTTACGTATGCGTTTTGTGCAATTATTTGTCCATGGTCTTTTGCATCTACAAGGGAAAGATCATCAAAATACAAAAGACGCCGAGGAAATGGAACGGGAAGAAGACAGTATCGTGCGGAGTGTAATACCTACTGTATGA
- a CDS encoding histidine--tRNA ligase, translated as MPAKRIPKEQIQTPKGTRDILAQDAPYFERVIQVAEEITRFYGFMLIQTPHFEKTEIFERTLGEASDIVEKEMYNFRTRGGDHLTLRPEATAGIARAYIQHGMGSWPQPVKIYTHGSFFRHERPQRGRFRELRQFDWEILGEDDPITDSLVIRIMYTVLVELGFKNIAVQINSIGDTESRAVYRKELVAFYRKNVNTLCKDCKRRLKENPLRLLDCKEHTCIELREDAPQIIKYLGDASKKRFKCLLEFLEEGDISYFINPYLVRGLDYYTDTVFEIFVNCEDASGIMEQENTDGNKPTPLALGGGGRYDGLMKILGGKPTPGVGAALGIDRIVMEMKEQGLKAAEEVRPHVFLVQLGPSAKRKSFGLMEEFRKAHIPIMESVGKDSIKSQLKIADKVEADYTLILGQKEALDGTVIVREMTTGVQETVRMADVVQNVKDKLKKKR; from the coding sequence ATGCCGGCAAAAAGAATTCCAAAAGAACAGATACAAACTCCCAAAGGAACACGGGATATTCTGGCTCAAGATGCGCCTTATTTTGAGCGCGTTATTCAGGTAGCAGAAGAGATTACGCGTTTTTACGGTTTTATGCTTATTCAGACACCGCATTTTGAAAAAACAGAAATCTTTGAACGCACACTTGGCGAAGCGAGTGATATTGTCGAAAAGGAAATGTATAATTTTCGCACGCGGGGCGGAGATCATCTTACTTTGCGCCCGGAAGCAACGGCGGGTATTGCGCGGGCGTACATTCAGCATGGCATGGGATCGTGGCCGCAACCGGTAAAGATTTATACGCACGGATCTTTTTTTCGGCATGAGCGTCCTCAACGAGGCCGCTTTCGGGAACTAAGACAATTTGACTGGGAGATATTAGGGGAAGATGATCCTATTACTGATTCCCTTGTTATTCGTATCATGTATACGGTTCTTGTTGAGCTCGGGTTTAAAAATATCGCTGTTCAGATTAACAGCATCGGGGACACCGAATCACGCGCAGTATACAGAAAAGAGCTTGTTGCTTTTTATCGGAAAAATGTAAATACTCTTTGCAAAGACTGTAAGCGTCGTTTGAAGGAAAATCCTCTTCGTTTGCTTGATTGCAAGGAGCATACCTGCATCGAACTTCGGGAAGATGCGCCGCAAATAATTAAATATCTGGGAGATGCGTCCAAAAAACGTTTTAAATGCCTGCTCGAATTTTTGGAGGAAGGAGATATTTCTTATTTTATCAATCCGTATTTGGTGCGCGGATTGGATTATTATACCGATACGGTATTTGAGATATTTGTTAATTGCGAGGATGCATCCGGTATTATGGAACAGGAAAATACAGATGGGAATAAGCCGACGCCGCTCGCACTTGGAGGGGGTGGCCGATATGATGGCCTTATGAAAATATTGGGAGGAAAACCCACGCCGGGAGTGGGTGCCGCATTGGGTATTGATCGGATAGTAATGGAAATGAAAGAACAGGGACTTAAAGCCGCCGAAGAAGTTCGTCCGCATGTGTTTCTCGTGCAGTTAGGACCTTCCGCAAAGCGTAAATCATTCGGACTCATGGAAGAATTTCGTAAGGCGCATATCCCTATAATGGAATCGGTGGGAAAAGATTCTATTAAAAGTCAGCTTAAAATTGCGGATAAGGTGGAGGCGGATTACACGCTTATTTTGGGGCAAAAAGAAGCATTGGATGGCACGGTCATTGTGCGTGAAATGACTACGGGCGTTCAGGAGACGGTACGGATGGCGGACGTGGTACAGAATGTTAAAGACAAGCTAAAAAAGAAGCGCTAG
- a CDS encoding adenylyl cyclase, producing MKTEYEATFTNIDKEWMRSKLKESGAILVRPEFLQRRVTFNLPNGVIIQGGWLRVRDEGDKITLSLKAVHGDGIESQKEILLTVDDFNQAAGLLTILGCKQKSYQETKRELWKIGAVEITIDEWPFLEPFVEVEGSSEAEVKSTSELLGFDYNDALFCAVGTLYSKKYGIEESIINNKTPKIVFDMENPFLAT from the coding sequence ATGAAGACGGAATACGAAGCCACATTTACGAATATAGATAAAGAATGGATGCGCTCAAAATTAAAAGAAAGTGGTGCAATTCTTGTGCGTCCGGAGTTTCTTCAAAGACGTGTTACTTTTAATTTGCCAAATGGGGTTATTATACAAGGTGGATGGCTGCGCGTACGAGACGAAGGAGATAAAATCACGCTTTCTCTCAAAGCAGTACACGGCGATGGAATTGAAAGCCAAAAAGAAATACTTCTTACAGTTGATGATTTTAATCAGGCGGCAGGGCTTTTGACCATTCTTGGCTGCAAGCAGAAATCATATCAGGAAACAAAACGAGAATTGTGGAAGATCGGCGCCGTGGAAATTACCATTGACGAATGGCCGTTTTTGGAACCGTTTGTGGAAGTGGAAGGATCATCTGAAGCAGAAGTGAAATCTACATCCGAGCTATTAGGGTTTGATTACAACGATGCATTGTTCTGCGCTGTCGGAACACTGTACAGCAAAAAATATGGAATAGAGGAAAGTATTATAAACAACAAAACGCCAAAGATTGTTTTTGATATGGAAAACCCGTTTCTTGCTACTTGA
- a CDS encoding DNA gyrase subunit A: MDDIIERTEGREIVTEMKESYLDYAMSVIVMRALPDVRDGLKPVHRRILYAMHELGLTHSAKYRKSANVVGEVLGKYHPHGDTAVYDSLVRMAQDFSFRYPLIEGQGNFGSIDGDSAAAMRYTECRMARIAELMLADIEKDTVPFSPNYDGSKQEPVVLPTVVPQLLLNGSLGIAVGMATNIPPHNMLELANAIIHLIENPQATTEDLMEFVKGPDFPTGGIIFNKKDIRQTYATGRGGILTRGEAEITETKQGSFQIIINSIPYQVNKTTLLEKIADLVNQKRIEGIRDLRDESDKDGMRIAIDLKNGAFPQKVLNALYKHTDLERVFHVNTLALIDGLQPQVLALKTILEEFIKHRQVVIERRTRFDLTKAEERAHILEGLKIALDHIDKVIATIRKSKDKEEAHKNLINNFTLTTIQASAILEMRLQTLAGLERKKIEDELAEKLRLIAELKGILKDPKKILAIIKNETEELKKAFPEERRTRVIAHAAKSISIEDMVPEEEAAIILTKSGYIKRIDPQEYRMQKRGGKGTIGMATKEEDVVDQFLTVHTHDNLLFFTSLGKVYQIHSYEIPEGRRTSKGKSIANFLMLADTEQITSILPIPKAQKDIAELSLIMITRCGIVKKIEAKFFTDVRRSGIIAIKLGAGDALGWVHTLHKSDDVILVTKGGMSIRFQEGDTRTMGRTSAGVRGIKLKKDDNVVGADVIAKTAKNQKLLVVAENGFGKKTNIGEYKIQGRGGSGIKTMNITAKTGPIVAARIISTDEEDLIAVSQHGQVIRTTLSTVSTLGRSTQGVRIMKMDTNDKIASITTL; the protein is encoded by the coding sequence ATGGACGATATTATTGAACGAACCGAGGGACGCGAAATTGTCACCGAAATGAAAGAATCGTATTTGGATTATGCGATGTCTGTTATTGTCATGCGCGCCCTCCCCGATGTTCGTGACGGACTAAAGCCCGTACACCGCCGTATTTTATACGCCATGCATGAGCTGGGACTTACCCATTCTGCCAAATACAGAAAATCGGCAAATGTTGTGGGAGAAGTACTGGGGAAATATCATCCGCACGGAGATACCGCCGTATACGACTCTTTGGTGCGCATGGCGCAAGATTTCTCGTTTCGCTATCCGCTCATTGAAGGACAGGGTAATTTTGGCAGTATTGATGGAGATTCAGCGGCGGCAATGAGGTATACCGAGTGCCGTATGGCGCGCATTGCCGAGCTTATGCTTGCCGATATTGAAAAAGATACCGTTCCGTTTAGTCCGAATTATGACGGATCCAAACAAGAACCCGTCGTACTTCCTACTGTTGTACCGCAATTACTCCTCAATGGCTCTTTGGGTATTGCCGTTGGCATGGCAACAAATATTCCACCGCACAACATGCTGGAACTCGCGAATGCCATCATACACCTAATAGAAAATCCCCAAGCCACTACGGAAGATTTAATGGAATTCGTAAAAGGTCCCGACTTTCCTACGGGAGGTATTATTTTCAATAAAAAAGACATCCGACAAACCTATGCAACCGGCAGAGGCGGTATTCTCACACGGGGTGAAGCTGAAATAACAGAAACAAAACAGGGATCATTCCAAATCATCATCAACTCCATCCCCTATCAGGTGAATAAAACGACGCTTCTGGAAAAAATTGCCGACCTGGTAAATCAAAAACGTATAGAGGGTATTCGTGACCTGCGCGATGAATCTGATAAAGACGGTATGCGTATAGCCATCGACCTTAAAAACGGCGCTTTTCCGCAAAAAGTACTTAACGCTCTTTATAAGCACACTGATCTGGAGCGCGTATTTCATGTAAATACCCTGGCACTCATAGATGGTCTACAGCCTCAAGTTCTCGCTCTCAAAACAATACTGGAAGAATTTATAAAGCACCGGCAAGTGGTTATTGAAAGGCGCACGCGTTTTGACCTTACAAAAGCCGAAGAACGCGCTCATATTCTGGAGGGTCTTAAAATCGCCCTTGACCACATTGATAAGGTAATAGCCACAATCAGAAAATCGAAAGATAAAGAAGAAGCACATAAAAATCTGATAAATAATTTCACACTTACCACCATACAAGCAAGCGCCATTCTTGAAATGCGTCTGCAAACTCTCGCCGGACTGGAACGTAAAAAAATAGAAGATGAACTTGCCGAAAAACTGCGCTTGATTGCCGAATTAAAGGGCATCTTAAAGGATCCGAAAAAGATTTTAGCCATCATTAAAAATGAAACAGAGGAACTGAAAAAAGCATTCCCCGAAGAGCGCCGCACGCGCGTAATAGCGCATGCCGCAAAATCCATTTCCATAGAAGACATGGTACCGGAGGAGGAAGCGGCCATCATCCTTACAAAAAGCGGTTACATTAAGCGCATTGATCCACAGGAGTATCGTATGCAAAAACGCGGTGGAAAGGGCACTATCGGCATGGCCACAAAAGAAGAAGACGTTGTGGATCAGTTTCTTACCGTGCATACACATGATAATCTCTTATTCTTTACCTCCCTGGGCAAAGTATATCAGATTCACTCCTATGAAATTCCCGAAGGACGACGCACGTCAAAGGGAAAATCCATAGCCAATTTTCTCATGCTTGCCGACACCGAGCAGATAACTTCCATTCTGCCCATACCAAAAGCCCAAAAAGATATTGCGGAACTTTCTCTTATTATGATTACCCGATGCGGTATCGTTAAAAAAATAGAAGCGAAATTTTTTACCGATGTCCGAAGATCCGGTATTATTGCCATTAAACTGGGAGCAGGCGATGCGCTCGGGTGGGTGCATACACTGCATAAAAGCGATGACGTTATTCTTGTTACCAAGGGAGGGATGAGTATCCGCTTTCAGGAAGGAGATACGCGCACCATGGGACGCACATCAGCGGGCGTGCGCGGTATTAAACTAAAGAAAGATGATAACGTTGTGGGAGCCGACGTAATAGCAAAAACGGCAAAAAATCAGAAACTTTTGGTAGTTGCGGAAAACGGATTCGGAAAGAAAACCAATATCGGAGAATATAAAATACAAGGACGCGGCGGATCCGGCATTAAGACTATGAACATAACGGCGAAAACCGGACCTATCGTTGCCGCGCGCATTATATCAACCGATGAAGAAGATCTTATCGCTGTCTCCCAGCACGGACAGGTTATTCGCACCACCTTATCCACCGTATCCACGCTCGGCAGGTCCACACAAGGCGTACGCATCATGAAGATGGATACAAATGATAAAATAGCGTCCATCACCACTCTCTAA
- a CDS encoding 30S ribosomal protein S1: MTEEQAHNKDTSLHRAPEGSEENGGTDQATAVLDDAEHAASQRRFMDAVYKIMQPIAVPKVGELMDGVIIARKGPYVYIDLGPFGTGVIYGREYYNARDLIKPLKTGDAVTAKVVEIENEDGYVELSLREAGRDKIWQEAEDLMKKKQPVPMKVFAANKGGLVIYWNGVQGFLPVSQLTAKHYPRVEGGDKGRILSELQKFVGGFMDVTILDYDPKEEKLIFSEKNVESDELKETLSHYEVGQEIEGEVTGVVDFGVFVKIEEGLEGLAHISELDWGLVENPSDLFSVGENVRAKIISIEGGKISLSIKALKHDPWQDFAGKHAKGDIVEGHVKKLDKFGAFIEIPKFSLSGLVHISEFGSEKVMNESLEAGKDYHFQILNLNPADRKLSLSFVKEGGEASTKKVKKEEKEKPDTEKEE, encoded by the coding sequence ATGACTGAAGAACAAGCCCACAACAAGGACACGTCCCTTCATCGAGCACCGGAAGGAAGCGAAGAAAACGGCGGTACCGATCAGGCAACAGCTGTTTTGGATGATGCTGAGCACGCCGCTTCCCAGCGCCGGTTTATGGATGCCGTATATAAGATTATGCAACCTATTGCTGTGCCTAAAGTCGGCGAGCTCATGGATGGTGTAATAATTGCCCGTAAGGGGCCGTATGTTTATATTGATCTGGGTCCTTTCGGCACCGGTGTTATTTATGGTCGCGAGTACTATAATGCCCGTGATCTCATAAAGCCGCTCAAAACGGGAGATGCCGTAACTGCAAAGGTGGTGGAAATAGAAAATGAGGATGGATATGTTGAGCTTTCTCTGCGTGAGGCGGGACGGGATAAAATATGGCAAGAAGCTGAAGACCTCATGAAGAAGAAACAGCCGGTACCTATGAAGGTATTTGCGGCCAATAAGGGCGGACTTGTTATTTATTGGAACGGCGTACAGGGATTCCTTCCGGTATCACAGCTTACAGCAAAACATTATCCGCGTGTGGAAGGGGGTGATAAAGGACGCATTCTTTCCGAGCTTCAGAAATTTGTGGGCGGGTTTATGGACGTAACAATTCTTGATTATGACCCTAAAGAAGAAAAACTTATCTTCTCGGAGAAAAACGTGGAATCGGATGAACTGAAAGAAACATTATCTCATTATGAGGTGGGACAGGAGATCGAAGGAGAGGTGACGGGAGTTGTTGATTTTGGTGTATTTGTGAAAATAGAAGAAGGTCTTGAGGGACTTGCTCATATCTCTGAACTGGATTGGGGGCTTGTTGAAAACCCTTCCGATCTTTTTTCGGTGGGGGAGAACGTACGCGCTAAAATAATCAGTATTGAAGGCGGTAAAATTTCCCTTTCCATCAAGGCGTTAAAACATGATCCGTGGCAGGATTTTGCCGGTAAGCACGCGAAGGGTGATATTGTGGAAGGTCATGTTAAAAAGCTTGATAAGTTCGGCGCCTTTATTGAAATTCCCAAATTCTCTTTGAGTGGTCTGGTGCATATTTCCGAATTTGGTTCCGAAAAAGTTATGAACGAATCTTTGGAGGCGGGAAAAGATTATCATTTTCAAATTTTAAATTTAAACCCGGCAGACAGAAAACTATCTCTTAGTTTTGTCAAAGAAGGAGGTGAAGCAAGTACGAAGAAGGTCAAGAAAGAAGAAAAAGAAAAACCTGACACCGAGAAGGAAGAATAA
- a CDS encoding histidine triad nucleotide-binding protein — translation MEDCIFCKITKKEAPAEILTETDNLVVFKDIKPSAPVHLLIVPKKHVVSIAELKAEDRGLVTDMIYMGKDMAVKEALSGYRLSFNVGRGGGQLVDHLHLHLLGGWNQ, via the coding sequence ATGGAAGATTGTATATTTTGCAAAATAACCAAAAAGGAAGCGCCGGCGGAAATACTGACCGAAACGGATAATTTGGTGGTATTTAAGGATATTAAACCATCAGCGCCGGTGCACCTCTTGATTGTTCCCAAAAAACATGTAGTATCAATTGCAGAGCTGAAGGCAGAAGATCGTGGCCTTGTTACCGATATGATATATATGGGAAAGGATATGGCGGTAAAAGAGGCTCTTTCCGGGTATCGCTTATCGTTTAATGTGGGGCGCGGAGGAGGTCAGCTCGTGGATCATCTTCATCTGCATTTGTTGGGAGGATGGAATCAATAG
- a CDS encoding acylphosphatase — translation MQKQMTCTVSGRVQMVMYRDFTCRRARALGLTGWVKNNDDGTVTVVAEGEEDVLRELLSFLHSGSMLSRVDDVRSAWKEPSGSFSSFSIVY, via the coding sequence ATGCAAAAACAAATGACCTGTACCGTTTCTGGGCGGGTTCAGATGGTAATGTACCGCGATTTTACCTGCCGGCGGGCTCGCGCACTCGGGCTCACCGGATGGGTTAAAAATAACGATGATGGTACGGTAACCGTTGTGGCGGAAGGAGAAGAAGATGTTTTACGGGAACTGCTCTCCTTCCTTCATAGCGGATCTATGCTTTCGCGCGTAGATGATGTACGTTCAGCGTGGAAAGAGCCCTCCGGCTCTTTTTCCTCGTTTTCCATCGTTTATTAG